One window of Blastocatellia bacterium genomic DNA carries:
- a CDS encoding beta-galactosidase, with product MWFSTWYWLNSAPQAEWDKDFRTIAESGFSHVVLCWGLDLSAFRYRQAESRYALALCEKYGLKAYLVIWHPSHNTLVLEAKREHRQVDNRGNLRFSLNLFHRQWRRTQWRGYLHQITRTYKDMKGLGGYVFDDSFGIGPVSEVGPIRSGEAVAGDFVSYSDYDKAEFRRWLKQKYGSLHNLNRAWGHTRSDGHPEDYRKWNEIEPPRKILNERIWDDWVEARTQWLTEWASETMRFIREVDPDPAHEVYIEDEQRALGTFSWPSSDATRPISLRDVVGVHFGRVVQPFDAVGVYPAFAWDKPQALEQALAVTENLLSETRRQVGPHKKIVYTFWASDVDVAKREPLTRPTGQEIIRVTEEAMKLGIRHIDYYGYRIGDWRVTLEEWQQLRPGKSRTYPLTKPLRHKFLDDRPDVLRVLAEFIHRVRNQGGQ from the coding sequence ATGTGGTTCAGCACCTGGTACTGGCTTAATTCAGCGCCCCAAGCTGAATGGGACAAAGATTTTCGCACCATTGCCGAGAGTGGATTTTCCCACGTGGTCCTTTGCTGGGGACTCGACCTATCTGCCTTCCGGTACCGCCAAGCAGAAAGCCGGTATGCCCTGGCGCTTTGCGAAAAGTATGGGCTTAAAGCTTATCTGGTCATCTGGCATCCCAGCCACAACACGCTTGTCCTAGAAGCCAAGAGAGAGCACCGGCAGGTGGATAATCGGGGCAACCTCCGATTCTCATTGAACCTCTTCCATCGCCAGTGGCGGCGCACCCAGTGGCGGGGTTACCTTCACCAGATTACCCGTACCTATAAGGACATGAAGGGATTGGGCGGCTATGTCTTTGACGATTCATTTGGGATAGGTCCGGTGTCTGAGGTTGGTCCAATCAGGAGCGGAGAAGCCGTGGCCGGCGACTTTGTCAGCTACTCTGACTACGACAAAGCGGAGTTCAGACGGTGGCTCAAGCAAAAGTACGGGAGCTTGCACAACCTTAATCGAGCTTGGGGCCATACGCGTTCCGACGGACATCCCGAAGATTACCGCAAGTGGAATGAGATTGAGCCTCCCAGGAAAATCCTCAATGAGCGCATCTGGGATGACTGGGTTGAAGCCCGGACGCAATGGTTGACTGAATGGGCCAGCGAGACCATGCGGTTCATACGAGAAGTTGATCCGGATCCAGCTCATGAGGTCTACATTGAGGATGAACAGCGGGCGCTCGGAACATTCAGTTGGCCGTCTTCGGATGCCACTCGACCAATTAGTCTGCGCGATGTCGTCGGCGTTCATTTCGGGCGCGTTGTTCAACCTTTCGATGCCGTTGGCGTCTATCCCGCTTTTGCCTGGGATAAACCCCAGGCCTTAGAGCAAGCGCTGGCGGTGACAGAAAACCTACTCAGCGAGACCCGCCGTCAGGTTGGCCCACACAAGAAGATCGTTTACACGTTTTGGGCTTCTGATGTGGATGTGGCTAAGCGCGAGCCCCTTACGCGCCCAACGGGCCAAGAGATCATACGCGTGACAGAGGAAGCTATGAAACTAGGAATTCGTCATATTGATTACTACGGTTATCGCATTGGAGACTGGCGTGTCACGCTGGAGGAATGGCAGCAGCTTCGACCAGGGAAGTCCAGGACTTATCCGCTGACCAAGCCGCTTCGTCACAAGTTTCTCGATGATCGACCGGATGTGCTTCGGGTCCTGGCTGAGTTTATTCATCGCGTGAGAAACCAAGGAGGTCAATAG
- a CDS encoding creatininase family protein — protein MRYAELTADEIRGLDKRATVLMLPLGSCEQHGRHLPVLSDTIIVTRIAEAVEQRFPTQIALVPTVWVGSSSSHRRFAGAVSLDAVSYAQYLRDLCQSFIRDGFRKILLLNGHGGNIDPAKVALRMIKDAHPEVIVVLASYWELAEAVIQAIRESRPGGIGHACELETSLLLFLAPGLVNLEKATSGGQFRESKYLGRDIYEASRVYVAVDHDELSPSGVYGDPTKASKEKGERLFNGIVAALGEFIEEFQSW, from the coding sequence ATGAGATACGCTGAATTGACAGCGGACGAAATCAGGGGACTCGATAAGCGAGCAACCGTGTTAATGCTGCCCCTAGGATCTTGCGAACAGCATGGACGGCACTTGCCAGTCTTGTCCGATACGATCATCGTCACCCGCATAGCTGAAGCTGTGGAACAACGTTTCCCGACCCAGATCGCGCTTGTCCCCACTGTCTGGGTAGGAAGCTCTTCGTCGCATCGTCGCTTCGCGGGCGCGGTCAGTCTCGACGCTGTATCGTATGCGCAGTACCTACGCGATCTTTGCCAAAGCTTTATCCGTGATGGTTTCAGAAAAATCCTTCTGCTGAATGGTCATGGGGGGAACATTGACCCGGCCAAAGTCGCGCTTCGAATGATCAAGGATGCGCATCCTGAAGTCATAGTTGTGCTCGCGTCTTATTGGGAGCTGGCCGAAGCGGTGATTCAAGCCATTCGAGAATCTAGGCCCGGCGGCATTGGCCATGCCTGCGAGTTAGAGACGTCGCTGCTGCTCTTTTTAGCTCCCGGGCTGGTGAATCTGGAGAAAGCTACAAGTGGCGGGCAGTTCCGTGAATCGAAGTACCTGGGGCGTGATATCTATGAGGCCAGTCGCGTTTACGTGGCCGTGGATCATGATGAGTTAAGTCCTTCGGGCGTGTATGGTGATCCGACAAAGGCTTCCAAAGAGAAGGGAGAACGGTTGTTTAACGGCATTGTGGCCGCTCTAGGCGAATTCATCGAGGAGTTCCAGTCGTGGTAA
- a CDS encoding U32 family peptidase: protein MEATRRFLETLNLPSRDDGTVVSEKRFPDGGQYRIEIPEVETPAVFEVVIKMARDLGVPIHRVSQGTGISLLTDAEIRAMAEIGARERIEVFLFVNPRTKTSLGAHGLAPKRLYGADQLVYAVEDVKRACRLGIRGVLVADEGLVFVLNAMRQEKLLPETLKIKTSVLLTYSNPASSKVLETLGVNSFNVAADLPLSVISSIRQALTIPIDIYIEVPVAYGGTMRYHELPEIVKMAAPVYLKFGLYNEVSTDPIGEHLLQPAIEQARERVRRAKIGLELLAHYYPEAKASPTDGIRGGIPEIE, encoded by the coding sequence ATGGAAGCAACGAGACGCTTTCTGGAAACGTTGAACCTGCCTTCGCGGGACGACGGGACAGTGGTATCAGAGAAGCGATTCCCTGATGGTGGACAGTATCGGATTGAAATTCCCGAAGTGGAAACACCAGCCGTTTTCGAGGTCGTTATCAAAATGGCGAGAGACCTTGGTGTGCCGATACACCGAGTCTCACAAGGGACCGGTATCAGCCTACTCACGGACGCCGAAATCCGCGCCATGGCCGAGATTGGCGCCAGAGAACGTATTGAGGTTTTTTTGTTTGTCAATCCTCGTACAAAGACCTCTCTAGGCGCACACGGGCTGGCTCCCAAGAGGCTGTATGGTGCTGACCAATTAGTTTATGCGGTTGAGGATGTCAAGAGGGCATGCCGCTTAGGCATTCGAGGGGTGTTGGTCGCTGATGAAGGCTTGGTCTTTGTTCTCAATGCCATGAGACAGGAAAAGCTTCTGCCAGAAACACTCAAGATCAAAACATCGGTCCTGCTGACCTATTCCAATCCGGCTTCCTCTAAGGTCCTTGAGACTTTAGGGGTGAACAGTTTTAATGTGGCGGCTGATCTACCGCTGTCAGTGATTAGCTCGATCCGACAGGCCCTAACGATTCCGATTGACATCTACATTGAAGTTCCTGTCGCCTACGGCGGCACCATGCGCTACCATGAGCTACCAGAAATCGTTAAGATGGCGGCTCCCGTCTACCTTAAGTTTGGTTTGTACAATGAGGTATCTACTGATCCTATCGGTGAACATTTGCTGCAGCCTGCCATCGAACAAGCGCGAGAACGGGTGCGTCGAGCCAAGATCGGCCTTGAGCTCTTAGCGCACTATTATCCAGAAGCCAAAGCTTCGCCCACGGATGGGATCCGGGGCGGAATTCCGGAAATCGAATGA
- a CDS encoding sodium:solute symporter — MTSFDWIVVVIYCLAMVAIGLAFTRTASQSPEHFFIGGRKMPWWLIGFSDVSSYGAASAPWVMLFFIGGFVEYWLVAWVSWCIWMPIVAVVWAKMWRRLGVVTTGEFIEHRYSGSAASFYRAAYAIHAYMVWAVVLLAYMSVWFTQTISPILGWSPVKVLLIFGGVTVLYTLLSGFFGVVYTELIQFFLIMASGFILMVVVVDRAGGLEAIYAKIEAVRGEDFLQPLPIGQQITPMTLLALILQGLFFAGSPFAGEGWTAQRAMAARNEWHAIIGQMFNCVLSLVVRLIPAVFIGMAAVALYHEASVETPATLWAQMVRDYAPVWIRGLLLASALAAFMSGVSATINWGSSYLVNDIYRRHLRPRAGAREYVWIGRLLTVVTLIIAYALGLAIDPQRLESWALFINSALIVFSLPLAWLKWFWWRMNVFGDAVGMLGAFPLAFVVWFGSDTVLPESWRTWIQQTLGWNLDGLVPAFGDMSRYPFWYGFSILFVSGWIIILAVTLLTRPENPDVLRAFYLKVRPLGWWGPIANYAEQKPRSAMTSDPNKDLWACFWGIAFCFSLVIGFFSLSGGRISMGCFSWLLSLITGYLFFQGATRAGAFAKAQVDAALDRDSRAMIQEP, encoded by the coding sequence ATGACCTCTTTCGATTGGATAGTTGTAGTCATTTACTGCCTGGCGATGGTGGCCATCGGCCTGGCTTTCACTAGGACGGCGAGCCAGAGTCCTGAACATTTCTTCATTGGCGGGCGCAAGATGCCCTGGTGGCTCATCGGGTTTTCTGACGTATCGTCCTATGGCGCGGCTAGTGCGCCTTGGGTGATGCTGTTTTTCATCGGTGGTTTCGTTGAGTACTGGTTGGTGGCTTGGGTTTCCTGGTGTATCTGGATGCCAATAGTGGCAGTAGTCTGGGCGAAGATGTGGCGGCGACTAGGCGTGGTTACCACTGGCGAATTCATTGAGCACCGCTACAGTGGGTCGGCTGCCAGCTTTTATCGCGCGGCCTATGCCATCCATGCCTATATGGTTTGGGCTGTCGTGCTCCTAGCCTATATGTCGGTTTGGTTCACCCAAACGATCTCGCCCATTTTAGGCTGGAGTCCGGTGAAGGTTTTGCTCATTTTCGGCGGCGTCACTGTGCTCTACACGTTGCTCTCAGGATTTTTTGGCGTGGTATATACGGAGCTGATCCAATTTTTCCTCATCATGGCCAGTGGCTTCATCCTCATGGTTGTGGTCGTTGACCGGGCGGGTGGCCTAGAGGCCATATACGCCAAGATCGAAGCCGTTCGAGGAGAGGATTTCCTTCAACCGCTGCCCATAGGTCAGCAAATCACGCCTATGACACTCCTGGCCCTCATCCTTCAGGGCCTCTTCTTTGCTGGATCACCCTTTGCGGGTGAGGGATGGACGGCACAAAGAGCGATGGCCGCGCGCAACGAGTGGCATGCGATTATCGGGCAGATGTTCAACTGTGTATTATCACTGGTTGTGCGGCTGATCCCGGCCGTTTTCATCGGCATGGCGGCAGTGGCTCTCTACCACGAGGCCTCAGTGGAGACGCCAGCCACCCTTTGGGCTCAGATGGTACGAGATTATGCGCCAGTGTGGATTCGGGGATTGCTCTTGGCCAGCGCGCTAGCAGCATTCATGTCGGGAGTGAGCGCAACGATCAACTGGGGGAGCTCGTACCTTGTCAATGACATTTATCGCCGTCACCTGAGACCTCGGGCCGGTGCTCGAGAATATGTTTGGATCGGTCGCCTTCTGACGGTGGTGACGTTAATCATAGCGTATGCCTTGGGGCTCGCCATTGATCCGCAGAGGCTAGAATCCTGGGCGCTGTTTATTAACTCCGCGCTCATCGTTTTCTCGCTGCCATTGGCATGGCTCAAGTGGTTCTGGTGGCGCATGAATGTGTTTGGAGATGCAGTGGGCATGCTGGGAGCCTTTCCGCTAGCCTTCGTCGTCTGGTTTGGCTCTGACACCGTCTTACCTGAAAGCTGGCGCACCTGGATCCAGCAGACACTTGGCTGGAACCTCGACGGATTGGTGCCTGCCTTTGGTGATATGAGTCGCTATCCCTTCTGGTATGGATTCAGCATCCTGTTCGTATCGGGGTGGATCATCATCCTGGCCGTGACACTGCTTACCCGACCAGAGAACCCGGATGTATTGCGAGCCTTCTACCTGAAGGTTCGTCCATTAGGATGGTGGGGGCCGATCGCCAACTACGCAGAGCAGAAGCCCCGGAGCGCGATGACAAGCGACCCCAACAAGGACTTATGGGCTTGTTTCTGGGGGATCGCGTTTTGTTTCTCTTTGGTCATTGGATTCTTCAGCCTGAGCGGAGGGCGTATCAGCATGGGCTGTTTCTCTTGGTTGCTCTCGCTGATAACGGGTTACTTATTTTTCCAGGGTGCGACGCGAGCCGGGGCCTTCGCCAAGGCTCAGGTGGATGCGGCCTTGGATAGGGATAGCAGAGCGATGATTCAGGAACCTTGA
- a CDS encoding carboxypeptidase regulatory-like domain-containing protein — protein MRPMILLALAGALFSLVLVAPTFGQATTASLVGTVTDRAEAVVPGVAITVINVETNQTRQVVTNDAGEFVVTGLSVGRYSVKAERTGFKTKVIESITLRVDQRARVDITLEVGQIEEQVVVTDEAPLLQTESAAIGSVIDNRKILELPLNGRGFAQLATLTPGAIQTGTSGFFNSPLISVNGARATKTEFLLDGITNSELIFGGLSLSPSVDAIQEFKVQSSGFAAEFGRGAAEINTAIKSGTNEIHGAVFEFLRNDKLDARNFFTPTVPPLKRNQFGFALGGPLIRNDFFYFGNYEGTRERRGTVFNAVVPSAAFRQGDFSSLLPTRTLQDPRTGQPFANNRIPTTRFSPPAVFFLKFFPLPNTPAGTFVTAPSRALTVDQFNIRVDKRLSAKDHFYARYSFNDIRTFDPGPFPEVGGNSVFVRHQNAVLVWTRTFSPSILHEFRFGYSRLARDSSPQGLGTDFTSQSGIRGFEETAKESPGFPTLNIAGLTSLNGQAFSPLRNIPESFQWIDNVTIVRGKHTIKAGLDWRRFTDIGSNAAFARGVFTFSGVYTGNAFADYLLGLPSGASRSFPRNTFGMSFSNFHQYVQDDWRIRPNLTLNLGLRYEVNLPAVPLHLAGGHFDQSLGVVVVSSRDGSINLTSQQVAPAAFRQFGRWIIPSTQTSLPTRLRFTDWNDFAPRFGLAWQPLGRRTVIRLAGGIFYLERNGNTQVSQFIINPPFIVDESLANDVPTPTRDLVDFFRSPVGVAFTPPLIFSLNPRQRTAYLSQWNLVLQQEITRDLAVELGYVGNKGTRLEDDNVFNIPPPGPGPIQPRRPFPQFGLGVIREDGAASNYHALQAKVEKRFSQGLTFLLSYNWSKVIDNCSNDGNVACFDNPFNKAAGRAVADFDVPHRFVFSYLYELPFGRGRPFLNTLSGLANHLLGGWQIAGIVVVQSGLPFSPTVTVDTANIGVGTRRPNRIGSGRVSKPTLERWFNPADFTVPPFFSFGNSGRNILRGDRFSNVDFALHKNFAIRENSRIQFRAEFFNLFNHPNFGLPVTAINVPTAGRVLSATDPRIIQFGLRFEF, from the coding sequence AAAACGAAGGTTATCGAATCAATCACCCTGCGGGTTGACCAAAGGGCTCGGGTGGACATCACGCTCGAGGTGGGACAGATCGAAGAGCAGGTGGTTGTGACCGACGAGGCTCCATTACTTCAGACGGAAAGCGCAGCCATCGGCAGTGTGATTGATAACCGGAAGATACTCGAACTTCCTCTCAACGGCCGAGGATTTGCCCAGTTGGCGACGCTCACTCCAGGAGCGATTCAAACAGGCACCTCCGGCTTTTTCAACTCTCCACTCATCTCGGTCAACGGAGCACGAGCAACGAAGACGGAATTCCTTCTTGATGGTATCACGAACTCGGAGCTCATCTTCGGCGGTCTGTCACTTTCGCCCAGCGTGGATGCGATTCAGGAATTTAAGGTTCAATCTAGTGGCTTCGCCGCCGAATTCGGTCGCGGGGCGGCTGAGATCAATACGGCGATCAAATCCGGCACCAATGAAATTCACGGCGCCGTCTTCGAGTTCCTCCGAAATGACAAGCTCGATGCCCGTAACTTCTTCACGCCGACGGTGCCGCCACTGAAGCGCAATCAATTCGGCTTTGCCCTGGGTGGGCCGCTGATCAGAAACGACTTCTTTTACTTCGGCAATTACGAAGGGACGCGGGAACGACGGGGCACTGTGTTCAATGCGGTTGTCCCCTCGGCAGCCTTCCGACAAGGCGATTTCTCGTCGCTGCTGCCCACGCGAACGTTGCAGGATCCGCGGACTGGCCAGCCGTTTGCCAACAACCGGATTCCTACAACTCGATTCTCTCCTCCCGCCGTGTTCTTCCTCAAGTTCTTTCCGCTCCCGAACACCCCAGCCGGAACGTTCGTCACTGCCCCCAGTCGAGCGCTCACGGTGGATCAGTTCAACATCCGCGTGGATAAGAGACTGTCGGCCAAGGATCATTTCTATGCGCGCTACTCCTTCAACGACATACGGACCTTTGATCCCGGACCATTTCCCGAGGTCGGTGGCAACAGCGTTTTTGTTCGGCATCAGAATGCCGTTCTGGTGTGGACGCGCACGTTTTCTCCAAGCATTCTGCATGAATTTCGCTTTGGCTACTCACGCCTGGCGCGAGATAGCTCGCCCCAGGGTTTGGGGACAGATTTCACGAGTCAGAGTGGCATCCGAGGCTTTGAGGAGACTGCCAAGGAGTCGCCTGGGTTCCCTACGTTGAACATAGCCGGCTTGACTTCTCTCAACGGCCAGGCGTTCTCACCTCTGCGCAACATCCCGGAAAGCTTTCAGTGGATTGACAATGTGACCATTGTGAGGGGTAAACACACAATCAAAGCCGGACTCGATTGGCGGCGGTTCACCGATATTGGGTCCAATGCCGCTTTCGCTCGTGGGGTTTTTACCTTCAGTGGTGTCTATACGGGCAATGCTTTTGCCGATTACTTGCTTGGTTTGCCCTCGGGTGCGTCCCGTTCGTTTCCGCGCAACACGTTCGGCATGTCCTTCTCAAACTTCCATCAGTACGTCCAAGACGACTGGCGCATCAGGCCAAACCTGACGCTCAACCTGGGTCTTCGCTACGAAGTGAATCTGCCAGCGGTGCCACTGCACCTAGCTGGTGGGCACTTCGATCAGAGCCTTGGCGTGGTGGTTGTCTCCAGCCGGGATGGCAGCATCAACCTGACTTCCCAGCAGGTAGCACCAGCCGCATTCCGGCAATTCGGACGGTGGATCATCCCCTCGACGCAGACGTCGCTTCCTACCCGATTGCGGTTCACTGACTGGAACGATTTTGCTCCTCGCTTCGGACTGGCCTGGCAGCCGCTGGGAAGGCGGACGGTGATCCGACTGGCCGGTGGGATATTTTACTTGGAGCGCAACGGCAACACGCAGGTAAGCCAATTCATCATCAACCCTCCCTTCATCGTCGATGAGTCCTTGGCTAATGATGTCCCCACGCCCACGCGCGATTTGGTCGACTTCTTCCGTTCACCGGTTGGAGTAGCCTTCACGCCGCCGCTGATCTTCTCACTCAATCCGAGACAGCGAACGGCATACCTTTCCCAGTGGAATCTCGTCCTGCAGCAGGAGATCACCCGGGATCTGGCTGTCGAGCTCGGCTACGTCGGCAATAAAGGGACTCGCTTGGAGGACGATAATGTCTTCAATATCCCACCACCGGGGCCGGGACCAATTCAACCACGCCGCCCCTTCCCTCAATTCGGATTGGGTGTTATTCGCGAGGATGGCGCGGCATCAAACTATCATGCCCTCCAGGCGAAAGTGGAGAAGAGGTTTTCTCAAGGGCTCACTTTCTTGCTGTCTTACAACTGGTCAAAAGTGATTGATAATTGCAGCAACGATGGTAACGTGGCCTGTTTCGATAATCCATTTAACAAAGCGGCCGGACGAGCGGTTGCCGACTTTGATGTTCCCCACCGGTTCGTCTTCAGCTACCTCTACGAACTTCCATTCGGTCGTGGCCGACCGTTTCTTAATACCCTAAGCGGGCTGGCCAACCACCTGCTAGGCGGCTGGCAAATTGCTGGGATTGTTGTGGTCCAATCTGGGCTTCCCTTTTCGCCGACTGTCACCGTTGATACGGCCAATATCGGCGTCGGAACCCGGCGACCCAATCGCATTGGTTCTGGCCGTGTTTCTAAGCCGACGTTGGAGCGATGGTTTAACCCCGCCGATTTTACCGTCCCGCCGTTCTTTAGTTTCGGCAATTCGGGCAGAAATATCTTGAGGGGCGATCGGTTCTCCAATGTGGACTTTGCGCTGCACAAGAACTTTGCCATTCGGGAGAACAGCCGCATTCAGTTCCGAGCTGAGTTCTTTAACCTGTTTAACCATCCAAACTTCGGGCTCCCGGTCACAGCTATCAATGTGCCAACGGCTGGCCGAGTTCTCTCAGCTACGGATCCGCGGATCATCCAATTTGGTCTGCGGTTTGAGTTTTGA